A single window of Uloborus diversus isolate 005 chromosome 5, Udiv.v.3.1, whole genome shotgun sequence DNA harbors:
- the LOC129222573 gene encoding uncharacterized protein LOC129222573 — MHKDIAEWTRACIQCQRSKMHRHTASPLKKSSLWLIFLQTKRHESSTEHGSVGLEFQTSSLRTNIDSSNPNSLRLTKFLGIYKIRTSPYYSSSNGLVERFYRSLKQSLRCHISTHWDEVLPTVLFGLRTAYKAYLAATAAEMVNGSSLRLPGEFFHPTDSNIALNPNQFMHKLRDCLFSLKSLPTTARSKRSVFAQKYLWTSTHMFRRIDSLRKSLEPTYYGPYEVVSRQEKTFRIEINSKESVVNIDRLKPVSLWVPDTTSTPSPPVIYQLRHPWNNLIVLHQNPQKSFTPRDQGVVSGSLSIYKAYRCHWTPGSNLQTSLHSFATPYNHQ; from the exons ATGCACAAGGACATAGCAGAATGGACTCGTGCTTGTATTCAGTGCCAGAGGTCTAAGATGCACCGACATACAGCTAGCCCACTGAAA AAGTCGTCCCTCTGGTTGATATTTCTGCAGACTAAGCGGCACGAGAGTTCTACTGAGCATGGATCTGTCGGTTTGGAGTTCCAGACTTCATCACTACGGACCAATATAGACAGTTCGAATCCGAACTCTTTACGTCTTACAAAATTCCTGGGAATCTACAAGATTCGGACATCACCCTACTATTCGTCTTCTAATGGACTGGTGGAAAGGTTCTACCGTTCCCTCAAACAGTCGTTACGCTGTCACATTTCGACCCATTGGGATGAGGTGCTGCCTACAGTGCTTTTCGGACTCCGAACAGCTTACAAAGCTTACCTTGCTGCAACCGCTGCTGAAATGGTAAACGGCTCATCTTTACGTCTTCCAGGAGAGTTTTTCCATCCCACGGATTCCAACATAGCCCTCAACCCTAACCAGTTTATGCACAAGCTGAGAGACTGTCTGTTCTCTTTAAAGTCATTGCCAACTACTGCCCGCAGCAAACGCAGTGTTTTCGCGCAGAAGTACTTGTGGACGTCCACCCATATGTTTCGTCGCATTGACTCCCTGCGAAAGTCTTTGGAGCCAACTTATTACGGTCCTTATGAAGTGGTGTCTAGACAGGAAAAGACTTTTCGCATTGAAATTAACAGCAAAGAGTCAGTTGTGAATATCGATCGGCTAAAACCTGTTTCCCTTTGGGTTCCAGATACTACATCAACCCCATCGCCTCCAGTAATTTATCAGCTCCGGCATCCTTGGAACAATCTGATAGTGCTCCATCAAAACCCACAGAAGAGTTTTACACCACGCGATCAGGGTGTCGTGTCCGGTTCCTTAAGTATTTATAAAGCGTATCGTTGTCACTGGACTCCAGGATCCAATCTGCAAACATCGCTCCATTCTTTTGCAACTCCATATAATCACCAATAA